One window of Pieris napi chromosome 1, ilPieNapi1.2, whole genome shotgun sequence genomic DNA carries:
- the LOC125062980 gene encoding alkaline ceramidase: MWSHLERGSSPVDWCESNYSITPMIAEFVNTVSNILFFLLPPVLIHLFQGYAKFFNPAINVLWLLLMVVGLSSAYFHATLSLVGQLLDELAILWVFMAAFATFFPKRYFPSFLGGNRRLLALYASVFSVLSTGFLVMHPKANAFALMTLAVPALVFLCKELKRVKCPRVYRLGLRCVAVSLLAMFCWITDRMFCDAWLYINFPYLHGAWHILIFIASYTALVLYAYFNVSEERPEQKPQLKYWPKNDFELGIPYVTLKHPYKKDNLAI, encoded by the exons ATGTGGTCGCATTTAGAACGTGGCAGTTCGCCAGTAGATTGGTGTGAATCTAACTATTCCATTACACCTATGATAGCAGAGTTTGTTAATACT gtAAGCAATATTCTCTTCTTCTTACTTCCCCCAGTGTTAATACACCTATTTCAAGGCTATGCAAAGTTCTTTAATCCCGCAATTAATGTCTTGTGGTTGTTGTTGATGGTGGTTGGGTTAAGTTCTGCCTATTTTCATGCTACCTTAAGTTTAGTTG GACAACTTCTGGATGAGTTAGCAATACTCTGGGTGTTCATGGCTGCATTTGCAACATTTTTTCCAAAAAGATATTTTCCAAGTTTCTTAGGTGGTAATCG GAGATTGCTAGCGTTATATGCTAGCGTATTCTCCGTGTTATCGACGGGATTTCTCGTGATGCATCCGAAAGCCAATGCTTTCGCTCTGATGACTCTTGCAGTCCCAGCACTTGTATTTCTTTGCAAAGAATTGAAAAG AGTTAAATGTCCGCGCGTTTACCGTCTTGGTCTGCGATGCGTTGCTGTgagtcttctggcaatgtTCTGCTGGATCACCGACCGAATGTTCTGTGACGCCTggctttatataaattttccatACCTGCATGGAGCCTGGCACATTCTTATCTTCATCGCAAGTTATACAGCCTTAGTTCTTTACGCCTATTTTAATGTTTCTGAAGAGAGACCGGAGCAGAAGCCGCAATTAAAATACTGGCCGAAAAACGATTTTGAATTAGGAATACCATATGTAACATTAAAACATCCATACAAAAAGGATAATTtagctatttaa
- the LOC125050229 gene encoding uncharacterized protein LOC125050229 isoform X1: protein MGSEYFETNSLDFTEFWANTGVNSEVLRGAKLREEKPNCSKNQQQFTPVNININGSVKKMKHGKRKRGTNTKKYSRCPMRIAELAVPTKRQCLDTWRNRGKTLPNFMVERLRQHVMDERAVVHINDAIYCFKAHKVKRSRPNKFKSIKKGNIDRTKLFCAIFGHRIVLKLLPPGRIPVHTSLRNLTEIVNNDIEQLLGKRKRNTIHKTIRDEISEKVTVWIASVLDDSDIKLMMDDLEDLEEKEGHVWDIIDDLIDAIVVVSLCIEVKVPMFISCIKSCYFQENCKTESISYVDEKYPSETCSFNSIDSNISRSSLNKEEKISFYDDININNIDTETNEYKTNMIDVILLDIIDTICGYDNQINGFVQNLLDNTVSEVIGFNNEEININNEINTIDMTGSHSPKMIILEQADSVNEFISNNTDKIVFNVTETPESNTSKLENREETKNTDEQNDFDNQTYYDVLPKDTSTQGADNDIIKERNNSENQESVTIREQIQLESPESNQTEQIQEDDAWNQLTVSETKLPIEYGSDTNVSMENIELEPKDSYEWPEDSFKKVKFSHTNIGNEQQSIDGDSR, encoded by the exons atgggtTCTG aatattttgaaacaaattCCCTAGACTTTACCGAATTTTGGGCCAACACAGGCGTGAATAGCGAAGTCCTTCGCGGCGCAAAGCTACGGGAGGAGAAACCCAACTGTAGTAAAAATCAACAACAGTTTACACCAGTTAATATCAATATAAACGGCTCTGTAAAGAAGATGAA GCATGGCAAACGTAAACGAGGTACAAATACAAAGAAGTATAGCAGATGTCCAATGAGAATAGCAGAGCTAGCTGTTCCGACTAAGCGTCAATGTCTTGATACCTGGAGAAATAGAGGGAAGACTCTCCCTAACTTCATG gtAGAAAGGTTGCGACAACACGTTATGGATGAAAGAGCAGTGGTCCATATTAATGATGcaatttattgctttaaagCTCACAAAGTTAAACGATCTAG ACCAAATAAATTCAAGTCTATAAAGAAAGGAAACATCGATAGAACAAAATTATTCTGCGCTATTTTTGGACACAGAATTGTATTGAAGTTATTGCCACCTGGACGAATACCAGTACATACGag TTTGAGGAATCTTACTGAAATCGTAAACAATGACATTGAACAGCTTCttggaaaaaggaaaagaaatACCATTCATAAAACAATACGAGACGAAATATCAGAAAAG gTGACTGTTTGGATTGCGAGTGTTCTTGACGACTCGGATATTAAGTTAATGATGGATGACTTAGAag ACTTAGAAGAAAAGGAGGGGCATGTATGGGATATAATCGATGATCTGATTGATGCAATAGTAGTAGTAAGTCTTTGTATTGAAGTAAAAGTACCAATGTTTATATCATGTATTAAATCATGTTATTTTCAGGAGAATTGCAAAACTGAAAGCATATCGTACGTAGATGAGAAATATCCATCGGAAACATGTAGCTTCAATTCAATTGACAGCAATATATCACGTTCATCATTAaacaaagaagaaaaaattagcttttatgatgacataaatataaacaacatAGATACCGAAACAAATGAATACAAAACCAATATGatagatgttattttattggatATAATTGACACTATATGTGGATATGACAATCaaataaatggttttgttCAAAATCTTCTTGATAACACAGTATCAGAAGTCATAGGCTTCAATAAcgaggaaataaatataaataatgaaataaatacaatagaCATGACTGGTAGCCATTCGcctaaaatgattattttagaACAAGCCGATTCTGTGaatgaatttatctctaataATACTgacaaaatagtttttaatgtaacagaaACACCAGAAAGCAATACTAGCAAATTAGAAAACAGAGAAGAAACCAAAAATACAGACGaacaaaatgattttgacAACCAAACTTACTACGATGTACTACCCAAAGATACAAGTACTCAAGGTGCAGATAATGATATCATAAAAGAAAGAAACAATAGTGAAAACCAAGAAAGCGTTACTATTAGAGAACAAATACAATTGGAAAGTCCCGAAAGCAATCAAACTGAACAAATACAAGAGGACGACGCTTGGAATCAGCTCACAGTATCTGAAACAAAACTACCTATCGAATATGGGTCAGATACAAATGTCAGTAtggaaaatattgaattagaGCCAAAAGACTCATATGAATGGCCCGaagatagttttaaaaaagtaaaattttctcaTACCAATATCg gAAACGAACAACAGTCAATAGACGGTGATTCCAG atAA
- the LOC125050229 gene encoding uncharacterized protein LOC125050229 isoform X2, giving the protein MGSEYFETNSLDFTEFWANTGVNSEVLRGAKLREEKPNCSKNQQQFTPVNININGSVKKMKHGKRKRGTNTKKYSRCPMRIAELAVPTKRQCLDTWRNRGKTLPNFMVERLRQHVMDERAVVHINDAIYCFKAHKVKRSRPNKFKSIKKGNIDRTKLFCAIFGHRIVLKLLPPGRIPVHTSLRNLTEIVNNDIEQLLGKRKRNTIHKTIRDEISEKVTVWIASVLDDSDIKLMMDDLEDLEEKEGHVWDIIDDLIDAIVVVSLCIEVKVPMFISCIKSCYFQENCKTESISYVDEKYPSETCSFNSIDSNISRSSLNKEEKISFYDDININNIDTETNEYKTNMIDVILLDIIDTICGYDNQINGFVQNLLDNTVSEVIGFNNEEININNEINTIDMTGSHSPKMIILEQADSVNEFISNNTDKIVFNVTETPESNTSKLENREETKNTDEQNDFDNQTYYDVLPKDTSTQGADNDIIKERNNSENQESVTIREQIQLESPESNQTEQIQEDDAWNQLTVSETKLPIEYGSDTNVSMENIELEPKDSYEWPEDSFKKETNNSQ; this is encoded by the exons atgggtTCTG aatattttgaaacaaattCCCTAGACTTTACCGAATTTTGGGCCAACACAGGCGTGAATAGCGAAGTCCTTCGCGGCGCAAAGCTACGGGAGGAGAAACCCAACTGTAGTAAAAATCAACAACAGTTTACACCAGTTAATATCAATATAAACGGCTCTGTAAAGAAGATGAA GCATGGCAAACGTAAACGAGGTACAAATACAAAGAAGTATAGCAGATGTCCAATGAGAATAGCAGAGCTAGCTGTTCCGACTAAGCGTCAATGTCTTGATACCTGGAGAAATAGAGGGAAGACTCTCCCTAACTTCATG gtAGAAAGGTTGCGACAACACGTTATGGATGAAAGAGCAGTGGTCCATATTAATGATGcaatttattgctttaaagCTCACAAAGTTAAACGATCTAG ACCAAATAAATTCAAGTCTATAAAGAAAGGAAACATCGATAGAACAAAATTATTCTGCGCTATTTTTGGACACAGAATTGTATTGAAGTTATTGCCACCTGGACGAATACCAGTACATACGag TTTGAGGAATCTTACTGAAATCGTAAACAATGACATTGAACAGCTTCttggaaaaaggaaaagaaatACCATTCATAAAACAATACGAGACGAAATATCAGAAAAG gTGACTGTTTGGATTGCGAGTGTTCTTGACGACTCGGATATTAAGTTAATGATGGATGACTTAGAag ACTTAGAAGAAAAGGAGGGGCATGTATGGGATATAATCGATGATCTGATTGATGCAATAGTAGTAGTAAGTCTTTGTATTGAAGTAAAAGTACCAATGTTTATATCATGTATTAAATCATGTTATTTTCAGGAGAATTGCAAAACTGAAAGCATATCGTACGTAGATGAGAAATATCCATCGGAAACATGTAGCTTCAATTCAATTGACAGCAATATATCACGTTCATCATTAaacaaagaagaaaaaattagcttttatgatgacataaatataaacaacatAGATACCGAAACAAATGAATACAAAACCAATATGatagatgttattttattggatATAATTGACACTATATGTGGATATGACAATCaaataaatggttttgttCAAAATCTTCTTGATAACACAGTATCAGAAGTCATAGGCTTCAATAAcgaggaaataaatataaataatgaaataaatacaatagaCATGACTGGTAGCCATTCGcctaaaatgattattttagaACAAGCCGATTCTGTGaatgaatttatctctaataATACTgacaaaatagtttttaatgtaacagaaACACCAGAAAGCAATACTAGCAAATTAGAAAACAGAGAAGAAACCAAAAATACAGACGaacaaaatgattttgacAACCAAACTTACTACGATGTACTACCCAAAGATACAAGTACTCAAGGTGCAGATAATGATATCATAAAAGAAAGAAACAATAGTGAAAACCAAGAAAGCGTTACTATTAGAGAACAAATACAATTGGAAAGTCCCGAAAGCAATCAAACTGAACAAATACAAGAGGACGACGCTTGGAATCAGCTCACAGTATCTGAAACAAAACTACCTATCGAATATGGGTCAGATACAAATGTCAGTAtggaaaatattgaattagaGCCAAAAGACTCATATGAATGGCCCGaagatagttttaaaaaa gAAACGAACAACAGTCAATAG
- the LOC125050229 gene encoding uncharacterized protein LOC125050229 isoform X3: MGSEYFETNSLDFTEFWANTGVNSEVLRGAKLREEKPNCSKNQQQFTPVNININGSVKKMKHGKRKRGTNTKKYSRCPMRIAELAVPTKRQCLDTWRNRGKTLPNFMVERLRQHVMDERAVVHINDAIYCFKAHKVKRSRPNKFKSIKKGNIDRTKLFCAIFGHRIVLKLLPPGRIPVHTSLRNLTEIVNNDIEQLLGKRKRNTIHKTIRDEISEKVTVWIASVLDDSDIKLMMDDLEDLEEKEGHVWDIIDDLIDAIVVVSLCIEVKVPMFISCIKSCYFQENCKTESISYVDEKYPSETCSFNSIDSNISRSSLNKEEKISFYDDININNIDTETNEYKTNMIDVILLDIIDTICGYDNQINGFVQNLLDNTVSEVIGFNNEEININNEINTIDMTGSHSPKMIILEQADSVNEFISNNTDKIVFNVTETPESNTSKLENREETKNTDEQNDFDNQTYYDVLPKDTSTQGADNDIIKERNNSENQESVTIREQIQLESPESNQTEQIQEDDAWNQLTVSETKLPIEYGSDTNETNNSQ, translated from the exons atgggtTCTG aatattttgaaacaaattCCCTAGACTTTACCGAATTTTGGGCCAACACAGGCGTGAATAGCGAAGTCCTTCGCGGCGCAAAGCTACGGGAGGAGAAACCCAACTGTAGTAAAAATCAACAACAGTTTACACCAGTTAATATCAATATAAACGGCTCTGTAAAGAAGATGAA GCATGGCAAACGTAAACGAGGTACAAATACAAAGAAGTATAGCAGATGTCCAATGAGAATAGCAGAGCTAGCTGTTCCGACTAAGCGTCAATGTCTTGATACCTGGAGAAATAGAGGGAAGACTCTCCCTAACTTCATG gtAGAAAGGTTGCGACAACACGTTATGGATGAAAGAGCAGTGGTCCATATTAATGATGcaatttattgctttaaagCTCACAAAGTTAAACGATCTAG ACCAAATAAATTCAAGTCTATAAAGAAAGGAAACATCGATAGAACAAAATTATTCTGCGCTATTTTTGGACACAGAATTGTATTGAAGTTATTGCCACCTGGACGAATACCAGTACATACGag TTTGAGGAATCTTACTGAAATCGTAAACAATGACATTGAACAGCTTCttggaaaaaggaaaagaaatACCATTCATAAAACAATACGAGACGAAATATCAGAAAAG gTGACTGTTTGGATTGCGAGTGTTCTTGACGACTCGGATATTAAGTTAATGATGGATGACTTAGAag ACTTAGAAGAAAAGGAGGGGCATGTATGGGATATAATCGATGATCTGATTGATGCAATAGTAGTAGTAAGTCTTTGTATTGAAGTAAAAGTACCAATGTTTATATCATGTATTAAATCATGTTATTTTCAGGAGAATTGCAAAACTGAAAGCATATCGTACGTAGATGAGAAATATCCATCGGAAACATGTAGCTTCAATTCAATTGACAGCAATATATCACGTTCATCATTAaacaaagaagaaaaaattagcttttatgatgacataaatataaacaacatAGATACCGAAACAAATGAATACAAAACCAATATGatagatgttattttattggatATAATTGACACTATATGTGGATATGACAATCaaataaatggttttgttCAAAATCTTCTTGATAACACAGTATCAGAAGTCATAGGCTTCAATAAcgaggaaataaatataaataatgaaataaatacaatagaCATGACTGGTAGCCATTCGcctaaaatgattattttagaACAAGCCGATTCTGTGaatgaatttatctctaataATACTgacaaaatagtttttaatgtaacagaaACACCAGAAAGCAATACTAGCAAATTAGAAAACAGAGAAGAAACCAAAAATACAGACGaacaaaatgattttgacAACCAAACTTACTACGATGTACTACCCAAAGATACAAGTACTCAAGGTGCAGATAATGATATCATAAAAGAAAGAAACAATAGTGAAAACCAAGAAAGCGTTACTATTAGAGAACAAATACAATTGGAAAGTCCCGAAAGCAATCAAACTGAACAAATACAAGAGGACGACGCTTGGAATCAGCTCACAGTATCTGAAACAAAACTACCTATCGAATATGGGTCAGATACAAAT gAAACGAACAACAGTCAATAG